A genomic region of Bacteroidota bacterium contains the following coding sequences:
- the porQ gene encoding type IX secretion system protein PorQ, translating to DDDLSLAANNPSLLIPEMDNHLFFNYVDYIADINYGYASYSRNQKGIGSFAAGIQYINYGRFIGADETGLKTGNFYAAEYALNLIYSRPLGKDSCFYAGVNIKPLYSSLDNYSSLGIATDWGITYHRSPYFMASVVFKNLGTQIKPYYNHYYEPLPFEIQAGISQKLEHAPFRFSFVFQHLEKPDMTYTVTDSSSSENAGSGQKGVLNKLGDKCMRHLIIGVEFTPFNNFFLRAGYNYQRRKEMQVEQRIGMVGFSWGIGLKISKFHIDYGHSAYHLGAVVNQFSIGMNLSEFYHKTSFIREEK from the coding sequence GCGACGATGATTTATCCCTTGCTGCCAATAATCCATCCCTGCTTATTCCGGAAATGGACAACCACCTGTTTTTCAATTATGTTGATTACATTGCCGACATTAATTATGGTTATGCATCCTATTCAAGAAATCAAAAAGGAATTGGAAGCTTTGCAGCCGGGATTCAATATATCAATTATGGCAGGTTTATAGGTGCAGACGAAACCGGCCTAAAAACCGGAAATTTTTATGCGGCAGAATATGCGCTGAACCTCATTTATAGCCGTCCCTTGGGTAAGGACAGCTGTTTCTATGCCGGAGTCAATATAAAACCTTTATATTCATCATTGGACAACTACAGTTCGCTGGGAATAGCAACGGATTGGGGCATCACTTATCACCGCAGCCCTTATTTCATGGCATCAGTGGTATTTAAAAATTTAGGTACACAAATTAAACCTTATTACAATCATTATTACGAACCTCTCCCTTTTGAAATACAGGCTGGAATCTCACAAAAACTGGAACATGCGCCTTTCAGATTTTCATTTGTCTTTCAACACCTCGAAAAACCAGATATGACCTATACCGTCACTGACAGCAGCAGTTCAGAAAACGCAGGAAGCGGGCAAAAGGGTGTACTTAACAAACTGGGCGACAAATGCATGAGGCATTTGATTATAGGAGTTGAATTTACTCCTTTTAATAACTTTTTTCTGCGTGCAGGGTACAATTATCAAAGGAGAAAAGAAATGCAGGTCGAACAAAGAATTGGAATGGTGGGCTTTTCGTGGGGAATAGGATTAAAAATCTCGAAATTTCATATCGACTATGGTCATTCAGCCTACCATCTTGGGGCCGTTGTAAATCAATTTTCTATAGGAATGAATTTAAGCGAGTTTTATCACAAAACTTCATTTATAAGAGAAGAAAAATAA
- the cmk gene encoding (d)CMP kinase, with product MDNKLVIAIDGYSSCGKSTFAKALAQAMNYAYIDSGAMYRAVTLAFMRNGMIENHQVNKQGIDEKLNGIEISFRYNPQNKKNETWLNGENIEEEIREIKVSENVSPVSKIKEVRNKLVSLQRKMGEQKGIVMDGRDIGTVVFPEADLKIFMTADKNIRAERRYKELIGKGLSVSFEEVRKNLEQRDFMDENRKESPLKKAEDAILLDNSHLTPEEELEWILQIINSKYPC from the coding sequence ATGGACAATAAATTAGTGATAGCCATTGATGGATACTCATCCTGTGGGAAAAGTACTTTTGCAAAGGCGTTAGCCCAGGCCATGAACTATGCTTATATAGACAGTGGAGCCATGTACAGGGCAGTTACCCTGGCATTCATGCGAAACGGAATGATCGAAAACCACCAGGTCAACAAGCAGGGTATTGACGAAAAACTGAACGGAATTGAAATTTCTTTTAGATATAATCCTCAAAACAAAAAGAATGAAACCTGGCTTAACGGCGAAAATATCGAAGAAGAAATCCGGGAAATCAAAGTTTCAGAAAACGTGAGCCCTGTGAGCAAAATCAAAGAAGTACGTAATAAATTGGTATCCCTGCAACGGAAAATGGGGGAACAAAAAGGCATCGTCATGGATGGCCGAGATATCGGCACAGTTGTTTTCCCTGAAGCAGACCTGAAGATATTCATGACTGCAGATAAGAACATACGGGCCGAACGGCGCTACAAGGAATTAATAGGGAAAGGGCTTTCCGTCAGCTTTGAGGAAGTAAGAAAAAATTTGGAACAAAGGGATTTTATGGATGAAAACCGCAAAGAAAGCCCGCTGAAAAAAGCTGAAGATGCCATTTTACTTGATAATAGTCATCTTACACCAGAAGAAGAACTGGAGTGGATTTTGCAAATTATTAACTCAAAGTATCCATGCTGA